One region of Lytechinus pictus isolate F3 Inbred chromosome 8, Lp3.0, whole genome shotgun sequence genomic DNA includes:
- the LOC135154902 gene encoding uncharacterized protein LOC135154902 produces MASKVLIMIFAVAMATALVTAETFDDLTGADLDEILGLISKRGDSNDAGMVFDEAFDEMDKRGRGGRMFFRCTHPLNGFNCICDKRFRETSPKYFRVCGYGGGQ; encoded by the exons ATGGCTTCCAAGGTGCTCATCATGATCTttgctgttgccatggcaaccgcCTTGGTTACCGCCGAAACGTTCGACGATCTCACAGGCGCTGATCTTGATGAAATTCTGGGCTTGATTTCTAAGAGGGGTGATTCAAACGACGCCGGAATGGTGTTCGACGAGGCCTTCGACGAAATGGACAAACGGGGTCGGGGAGGGAGGATGTTTTTCC GCTGTACACATCCTCTGAATGGCTTCAATTGCATCTGTGACAAGCGATTCCGCGAGACCAGCCCCAAATACTTCAGGGTATGCGGATACGGAGGAGGTCAGTAG